One part of the Cyclobacteriaceae bacterium genome encodes these proteins:
- a CDS encoding DUF3078 domain-containing protein, producing the protein MRLSSGALVLILFTVSLFAAQAQVIKPDTASNWKKKLLFNVNVNQASFSSNWKAGGINSIGLNSAFNYKAAYSKDKITWANEIDFLYGFVDNSGQGFRKTLDRMFFDTKLGYKLNDKWDVFTSLNFMSQFDKGFRFNADDTKDLISDILAPAFVTSAWGVQYKPVDYFFIRMSPFAPRVTIVRDNNGRFDAVDPVRPYGVELGESTRFEWLAFQLTADFDKDIATNLNLKWRYLMFANYETLEAKTIDHRLDLMLTAKVNKFISVGLGGILLYDFDQDSGVQLSQAFNFGFRYSFQNYEEKK; encoded by the coding sequence ATGAGACTTTCTTCAGGAGCCCTCGTGCTCATTCTGTTCACTGTAAGTTTATTTGCCGCACAGGCACAGGTGATAAAGCCTGATACTGCCTCTAATTGGAAGAAGAAACTCCTTTTTAACGTAAACGTTAACCAGGCTTCATTTTCATCCAACTGGAAAGCCGGAGGTATCAATTCCATTGGGTTAAATTCGGCATTTAACTATAAAGCCGCTTACTCAAAAGACAAAATTACCTGGGCAAACGAAATTGACTTTTTATATGGTTTTGTGGATAACAGCGGTCAGGGTTTCCGCAAAACCCTGGATCGGATGTTTTTTGACACCAAGCTTGGGTATAAACTAAACGATAAATGGGATGTTTTTACCTCCCTGAATTTTATGAGCCAGTTCGACAAGGGATTTCGGTTTAATGCTGATGATACCAAAGACCTTATTTCCGATATTTTGGCTCCCGCTTTTGTCACTTCTGCCTGGGGTGTTCAGTATAAGCCAGTAGATTATTTCTTTATACGGATGTCACCCTTTGCGCCCCGTGTAACCATAGTGCGTGACAACAATGGCCGGTTTGATGCGGTTGATCCAGTGCGGCCTTATGGTGTTGAACTGGGGGAGTCCACCCGGTTTGAATGGCTGGCCTTTCAACTTACGGCCGACTTTGATAAGGACATTGCCACCAACCTGAATCTAAAATGGCGATACCTGATGTTTGCAAACTATGAAACACTTGAAGCAAAGACCATTGACCACCGGCTGGACCTGATGCTTACAGCAAAGGTGAACAAATTTATAAGCGTTGGCCTGGGCGGTATTTTACTTTACGACTTTGATCAGGATTCGGGTGTCCAGCTAAGCCAGGCTTTTAATTTTGGTTTCCGGTATAGCTTCCAGAATTACGAAGAAAAGAAATAA
- the raiA gene encoding ribosome-associated translation inhibitor RaiA, with protein sequence MKINIQTLDFSPKQDLLDLVNEKVEKLERFSDRIVESRVVLRVEKSEKRDNKICEIRVVIPGNDLFVSKKFESFEEGIHKVTDTLQRQLKEWKEKQG encoded by the coding sequence ATGAAAATCAATATTCAAACACTCGATTTTAGTCCCAAGCAGGACTTACTTGATCTCGTAAATGAAAAAGTTGAAAAACTTGAACGCTTCAGTGACCGCATCGTGGAAAGCCGGGTGGTGCTTCGCGTTGAAAAGTCAGAAAAGCGCGATAATAAAATCTGTGAAATCAGGGTGGTCATTCCGGGCAACGATTTATTCGTCAGCAAAAAGTTTGAATCGTTCGAAGAAGGCATTCATAAGGTAACTGACACCCTGCAGCGCCAACTTAAGGAATGGAAAGAAAAGCAAGGCTAA
- a CDS encoding DUF4918 family protein, translating to MTLADRILSFNKTLKIIAPLPKGVEVLNPFQQPDTFYLCELFYKKYYNDSNSRSLIVGINPGRFGAGLTGVPFTDPIKLEERCGISNTMQKKAELSADFMYKVFDALGGPELFFSRFYISSVSPLGFVKDGKNLNYYDIKALEKMVTAFAVDSLIKQLDFGLNRDICFCLGEGKNFVFLSRLNDQYRFFKLIVPLPHPRFIMQYKRKKMPEFISHYTEQLNRSSV from the coding sequence ATGACGTTAGCCGATCGGATTCTTTCTTTTAACAAAACCCTGAAGATTATCGCCCCACTCCCAAAGGGTGTAGAGGTATTGAATCCATTTCAGCAGCCAGATACCTTTTACTTATGCGAGCTGTTCTACAAGAAATATTATAACGATTCAAATTCACGCTCCTTAATTGTGGGCATTAACCCCGGCCGCTTTGGTGCGGGGCTTACAGGGGTTCCGTTTACTGACCCAATTAAATTGGAAGAACGATGTGGCATTTCAAACACAATGCAAAAGAAAGCAGAGCTATCGGCTGATTTCATGTACAAGGTATTTGATGCTTTGGGCGGGCCAGAACTATTTTTTAGCAGATTCTACATCAGCTCGGTTAGTCCACTGGGGTTTGTTAAGGATGGAAAAAACCTGAATTACTATGACATTAAAGCGTTGGAGAAAATGGTTACTGCTTTTGCGGTTGACTCCCTTATTAAACAACTTGATTTTGGATTGAACCGTGATATTTGTTTTTGCCTTGGCGAAGGGAAAAACTTCGTTTTCCTGAGTCGGCTCAATGATCAGTACAGGTTCTTTAAATTGATTGTACCTTTACCTCATCCACGGTTTATTATGCAATACAAGCGAAAAAAAATGCCCGAATTTATAAGCCATTATACCGAGCAGTTGAATAGAAGTTCGGTTTAG
- a CDS encoding response regulator, with protein METDTKSIDLVLLVDDNDTDNFISKRIIEITKFSKRVEAKGSGKAALDYLKENENKPDNLPSLIFLDINMPIVDGFVFLYEFEKFNEIVRNKCKVIILSSSDNKRDIDKIVNNNHVIKFITKPLTEIALEEIKLNNI; from the coding sequence ATGGAAACGGATACAAAATCCATTGATTTAGTATTGCTGGTGGACGATAATGACACTGACAATTTCATCAGCAAACGTATTATTGAAATCACCAAATTCTCGAAGCGGGTTGAGGCAAAAGGTTCGGGCAAGGCTGCACTGGACTATTTAAAGGAAAATGAGAACAAACCCGATAATTTACCCAGCCTGATATTCCTGGACATCAACATGCCCATTGTTGATGGCTTTGTGTTTCTATACGAGTTCGAGAAGTTTAATGAAATTGTACGTAATAAGTGTAAGGTTATCATTCTCTCCAGTTCGGACAACAAACGCGATATTGATAAGATCGTAAACAACAACCACGTTATTAAATTCATTACTAAACCGCTTACCGAGATTGCCCTCGAAGAGATAAAGTTGAACAATATTTAA
- a CDS encoding penicillin acylase family protein yields MKVIKWIVLSIVILAIVVALGGYIYLRSAGPKLNGTISLPGLKAEAEVLYDDFGIPHIYAQNDEDAYYALGYVHAQDRLFQMEMLRRAAGGRLAEVLGEELVKVDKLFRTLGLNHFAKQHAQKFMNADTATFQRLALAYQNGVNQFVKSGKTPIEFTLIGIPKEEFTPQDIYLAVGFMSFGFAEGFHADPVLQKIKTEWGEEYLKDLAVETPADAVLIKNFTGAAKSKGNDQLIAAINNALATLPVPLWQGSNGWVVSAEKSTTGFPILANDTHIGFAQPAVWYEAHLEYPGFSFYGHHLAGIPFGLLGNNRFCGFGLTMFENDDVDFFLETPNPENKNQVKYKESWEDLTSRTEIIKVKGKDDVLFEIKSSRHGPIINGIVENVQEEGDPVALAWQLLMMENHALQAAFKLNHATTFNQAREAVSMFSAPGLNVMYGDTDGNIAWWAAAKLPVRPAHVQSKLYLDGAKGNDEYLGYYDFTKNPQTINPPWGFVYSANNQPDTVDGVLYPGYYYPKSRAGRIFELLSADKKFSTEDLKTIQLDVLSRMHVEVAREIALVLKSSSLDENETIVLNELQNWDGNHKAGTITPSVYYNILSQIVYLAMEDELGTTALKSLQSTSIPKNSFHSFIGNDSSPWWDDVRTKDKKETRQEIVLRAAQKAIDLLQKNCGQIPNQWTWGKIHTLMHKHALNEAGLGFMFNAGPFVVDGGSEVLNNLHFNLDTTGYFHVTGGPALRKVTDFGNIENGETISPSGQSGNVMSPHYKDQAEMFATGKYRKMLMNRDEIVARHKNKLVLKPQ; encoded by the coding sequence ATGAAAGTTATTAAATGGATTGTTCTAAGCATTGTCATTCTTGCTATCGTTGTCGCTTTAGGCGGCTATATTTACCTACGTTCTGCCGGGCCAAAACTTAACGGAACTATTTCACTGCCCGGCTTAAAAGCCGAAGCAGAGGTTCTTTACGATGATTTCGGAATCCCTCACATTTATGCACAAAACGATGAAGATGCCTACTATGCCTTAGGCTACGTTCACGCTCAGGACAGGCTCTTTCAGATGGAAATGCTAAGGCGTGCGGCCGGGGGTCGGTTGGCGGAGGTATTAGGTGAAGAGTTGGTAAAAGTGGATAAGCTTTTCAGGACCTTAGGCCTGAATCATTTCGCCAAACAACATGCGCAAAAATTCATGAATGCCGATACCGCCACCTTTCAACGGTTGGCGCTCGCATATCAAAATGGCGTAAACCAGTTTGTTAAAAGCGGAAAAACGCCCATCGAGTTTACGTTGATCGGCATACCCAAAGAAGAATTTACACCACAGGATATTTACCTGGCCGTTGGGTTTATGTCGTTTGGGTTTGCGGAAGGCTTTCATGCCGACCCGGTATTGCAAAAAATAAAAACCGAATGGGGGGAAGAATACCTGAAAGACCTGGCGGTTGAAACACCTGCTGATGCGGTGCTGATAAAAAATTTCACTGGTGCTGCTAAATCGAAAGGTAATGATCAGCTCATAGCCGCAATAAACAATGCGCTGGCCACGCTTCCGGTTCCGCTTTGGCAAGGAAGCAATGGTTGGGTGGTTTCAGCAGAAAAATCAACTACTGGCTTCCCTATTCTTGCCAACGATACACACATCGGCTTCGCTCAACCTGCCGTGTGGTACGAAGCCCACCTTGAATATCCGGGTTTTAGCTTTTACGGCCATCACCTTGCCGGTATCCCGTTTGGCTTGCTGGGCAACAACCGGTTTTGTGGATTTGGCCTTACCATGTTTGAAAATGATGACGTGGATTTTTTTCTGGAAACACCTAATCCTGAAAATAAAAACCAGGTGAAGTATAAGGAAAGTTGGGAAGACCTTACCTCGCGCACCGAAATAATTAAAGTAAAAGGAAAGGATGATGTTCTTTTTGAAATAAAATCCAGCCGCCATGGGCCAATTATTAATGGCATTGTTGAAAACGTGCAGGAAGAAGGCGATCCGGTGGCACTGGCCTGGCAATTGTTGATGATGGAAAACCACGCCTTACAAGCAGCCTTCAAACTCAACCACGCTACAACTTTTAATCAAGCACGCGAAGCAGTCTCGATGTTCTCTGCCCCTGGGCTTAACGTTATGTACGGAGACACCGATGGCAACATTGCCTGGTGGGCTGCAGCTAAACTTCCCGTAAGGCCTGCACATGTCCAAAGTAAGCTTTACCTGGATGGCGCCAAGGGTAATGATGAGTATTTAGGCTATTATGATTTTACTAAAAATCCCCAAACCATTAACCCACCGTGGGGCTTTGTTTACTCAGCCAATAACCAACCCGATACCGTGGATGGCGTACTGTACCCGGGTTATTATTATCCGAAAAGCCGTGCAGGCAGAATTTTTGAGTTACTGTCAGCCGATAAAAAATTTTCAACTGAAGATCTAAAAACCATACAATTGGATGTTCTTTCCCGCATGCACGTTGAGGTGGCCCGGGAAATTGCACTTGTGCTTAAGAGCAGTTCACTTGATGAAAACGAAACTATCGTTTTAAATGAACTACAAAACTGGGATGGTAATCACAAGGCTGGCACTATTACTCCCTCCGTTTACTATAACATACTTTCGCAAATTGTTTATCTGGCGATGGAGGATGAACTAGGCACAACAGCCTTAAAATCGTTGCAGTCTACATCCATTCCTAAAAATTCATTCCACTCTTTTATCGGAAATGATTCATCGCCCTGGTGGGATGATGTACGGACAAAAGATAAAAAGGAAACGCGGCAAGAAATAGTGCTGCGCGCTGCTCAGAAAGCAATTGACCTCCTTCAAAAAAATTGCGGCCAAATACCCAACCAGTGGACCTGGGGAAAAATCCACACGCTCATGCACAAGCATGCCTTGAATGAAGCCGGTCTCGGATTCATGTTTAACGCAGGGCCATTTGTTGTTGATGGTGGCAGCGAAGTATTGAATAACCTTCATTTCAACCTTGATACAACCGGGTACTTTCACGTAACAGGTGGCCCGGCCTTGCGCAAGGTAACCGACTTTGGCAACATCGAAAACGGAGAAACCATATCACCCTCCGGACAAAGCGGAAACGTAATGAGCCCGCATTATAAGGACCAGGCCGAAATGTTTGCCACAGGAAAATACCGAAAAATGCTCATGAACAGGGATGAGATTGTTGCCCGGCACAAGAATAAGCTGGTGTTGAAGCCGCAATAG
- the dnaX gene encoding DNA polymerase III subunit gamma/tau: MENFVVSARKYRPTGFEEVVGQEHITTTLKNAIDNNKLAQALLFCGPRGVGKTTCARIVARLINGFEEKAELNTLNIFELDAASNNSVEDIRNLIDQVRYPPQFGKFKVYIIDEVHMLSNAAFNAFLKTLEEPPAYAIFILATTEKHKVIPTILSRCQIFDFNRIQISDIGNHLKTIARHEGVKAEDEALHLIAQKADGALRDALSIFDLMVTYSSGKAITFKDVLNNLHILDYDYYFTVVDALLTQNHTEPLIILDEILRKGFDGQNFIVGLSEHFRNLLVSQDVRTTDLMEVPESVKKKYAQQAQAASPSLLLSWLNIANQCDIQYKASKNQRLLVELALMKMANVQAVINLAAPSQEALKKKLLTNP, from the coding sequence ATGGAAAACTTTGTTGTATCGGCACGCAAATACCGCCCTACAGGTTTTGAAGAGGTTGTTGGACAGGAACATATTACCACCACCTTAAAAAATGCCATCGACAATAACAAATTAGCCCAAGCCTTACTTTTTTGTGGCCCCAGGGGTGTTGGCAAAACCACCTGTGCCCGCATTGTTGCCCGTTTAATTAATGGCTTTGAAGAAAAGGCTGAATTAAATACCCTTAACATTTTCGAACTGGACGCTGCCTCCAACAACTCGGTTGAGGATATACGTAACCTTATCGACCAGGTTCGTTACCCGCCCCAATTCGGTAAATTCAAGGTTTACATAATAGATGAGGTTCACATGCTGTCGAATGCTGCCTTCAATGCATTCCTGAAAACATTGGAAGAACCACCGGCCTACGCCATTTTTATACTGGCCACGACCGAAAAACACAAAGTAATACCCACCATATTATCGCGTTGTCAGATTTTTGATTTTAACCGCATACAGATTTCGGATATCGGCAACCATTTGAAAACTATTGCCCGGCACGAAGGGGTTAAAGCCGAAGACGAAGCCCTGCACCTGATTGCCCAAAAAGCAGATGGCGCTTTACGCGATGCCCTTTCTATTTTTGATTTGATGGTTACCTACTCTTCCGGCAAAGCCATCACGTTTAAGGATGTATTGAACAATCTTCACATCCTCGATTATGATTATTACTTTACCGTAGTGGACGCACTACTCACCCAAAACCATACCGAGCCGCTTATAATCCTGGATGAAATTTTACGAAAGGGCTTTGATGGGCAAAATTTTATTGTCGGGTTGAGTGAACACTTCAGAAATCTATTGGTATCGCAAGATGTACGCACTACCGATTTAATGGAGGTGCCCGAAAGTGTAAAAAAGAAATACGCCCAGCAAGCCCAGGCCGCTTCGCCATCCTTGTTACTATCCTGGTTAAATATTGCCAACCAGTGCGATATACAATATAAAGCCAGTAAGAACCAACGCCTGCTGGTTGAACTTGCCCTGATGAAAATGGCCAACGTTCAGGCCGTTATTAACCTTGCTGCACCTTCACAAGAGGCCTTAAAAAAAAAATTATTGACCAACCCGTAG
- a CDS encoding prolyl oligopeptidase family serine peptidase: MKKHLYLILLLVTTLLFAQENLTYQRPPKEIAKLVEAPLTPFVTFSPDKQWMMLLERSDYPTIEQLSRPELRIAGMRINPDNFGQSRGNYIIGVKAKKISGGPELEIKNLPANALLGSPSFSPDSKKLAVLNYNPDGIELWVIDMATLTASKITNRKINDTMGGSLAWLSDSQHLLFTAVPANLKPLPSKSRVPAGPIVEENLGKKAPSRTYQDLMKNPYDEAAFDYYTSSDLVLKNLSGAEKILSPSAIHYNFSPSPDGKLILIETIQRPYSYLVPVYNFPKHINVIDLDGKLVNDIAAIPLTDYIPTGFNATQREPRGHNWRSDKPATLYWTHAQDGGDPKVKTEIRDKVYTWDYPFKGEPKELISLPLRYARITWGNDNLAWVYERWTSDRKERVYQVNPSTLAKKVVFDRNYEDNYNNPGNVVTAPNAFGRSVMLITNNTTVFLTGQGSSPQGDLPFLDKMDINTGKTTRLWRCQAPYYEYVVNLLDTKKVTFVTSRESNTENPNYFIRTAGSTKTTQLTAFAHPYPQIKDVKKQVLQYKRSDGVELTAHLYLPQGYKKGDGPLPGLVWAYPREFKSADAAGQVQGSPHTFTRLSWGGPIYWVTQGYAVLDNASMPIVGEGDKEPNDTYIEQLVASAQAVVDYAASLGVLDPSRVGVGGHSYGAFMTANLLAHSDIFKAGIARSGAYNRTLTPFGFQAEERTYWQAPDVYYQMSPFSFADKLKEPILFIHGEADNNSGTFPIQTERFYNAIKGHGGTARYVVLPYESHGYAAKESILHTLWEMNRWLELYVKNAGKQAKK, encoded by the coding sequence ATGAAAAAGCATTTATACCTGATTCTTTTACTGGTGACTACTTTGCTTTTTGCGCAGGAAAATTTAACCTACCAGCGCCCGCCCAAGGAAATCGCCAAACTGGTGGAGGCGCCCCTTACACCGTTCGTAACATTTTCGCCCGATAAGCAGTGGATGATGTTGCTGGAACGTTCCGACTATCCCACCATTGAACAACTTTCGCGGCCTGAATTACGCATTGCCGGTATGCGCATCAACCCCGACAATTTTGGTCAAAGCCGGGGCAACTATATTATCGGTGTAAAAGCAAAAAAAATCAGCGGTGGGCCAGAATTAGAAATCAAAAACCTTCCGGCAAATGCATTACTGGGCAGTCCATCATTTTCTCCCGACAGTAAAAAACTGGCCGTGCTCAATTACAATCCGGATGGCATTGAACTTTGGGTAATTGACATGGCTACTCTTACAGCATCAAAAATAACCAATCGTAAAATCAACGACACGATGGGCGGTTCACTTGCCTGGCTTTCTGATTCGCAGCACCTGCTGTTTACTGCTGTACCTGCTAACCTTAAACCACTGCCATCTAAATCCCGTGTACCGGCAGGCCCCATTGTAGAAGAGAACCTGGGCAAAAAGGCGCCTTCACGCACCTATCAGGACCTCATGAAAAATCCATACGATGAAGCAGCTTTTGATTACTATACCTCCTCCGACCTGGTATTGAAAAATTTAAGCGGAGCTGAAAAAATCTTAAGTCCGTCTGCCATTCATTACAACTTCAGTCCCTCGCCTGATGGTAAACTTATCCTTATCGAAACCATACAACGCCCCTACTCCTACCTGGTTCCTGTGTATAATTTTCCCAAACATATTAATGTTATTGATCTTGACGGTAAGCTGGTGAACGATATTGCGGCCATACCGTTAACCGATTACATTCCCACAGGATTCAACGCCACACAGCGCGAACCGCGCGGCCATAACTGGCGAAGCGATAAGCCTGCAACATTGTATTGGACGCACGCACAGGATGGTGGCGACCCCAAAGTAAAAACGGAAATCCGGGATAAAGTCTATACGTGGGATTATCCCTTTAAAGGCGAACCCAAGGAGTTGATCAGCCTGCCGTTGCGCTATGCCCGTATTACCTGGGGAAACGATAATCTGGCCTGGGTTTACGAGCGCTGGACCAGCGACCGTAAAGAACGTGTGTACCAGGTTAACCCATCAACCCTGGCGAAGAAAGTTGTGTTTGACAGAAATTATGAAGACAACTACAACAACCCCGGCAATGTAGTAACGGCACCAAATGCGTTTGGTAGAAGCGTTATGCTAATCACCAACAACACTACGGTATTTCTTACAGGGCAAGGCTCATCGCCTCAAGGGGATCTTCCATTTTTGGATAAAATGGATATTAACACCGGAAAGACAACCCGCCTTTGGCGTTGCCAGGCTCCTTATTATGAATACGTAGTTAACCTGCTAGACACTAAAAAAGTAACTTTTGTTACTTCGCGCGAATCGAATACCGAAAACCCAAACTACTTTATCAGAACTGCAGGCTCAACCAAAACAACACAACTCACCGCTTTCGCGCACCCGTATCCTCAAATAAAAGATGTTAAAAAGCAAGTGTTGCAATACAAGCGCAGCGATGGCGTTGAGCTTACCGCACATCTCTACCTGCCGCAAGGCTACAAAAAAGGAGATGGCCCGTTACCAGGATTGGTGTGGGCTTATCCACGCGAGTTTAAGTCGGCCGATGCAGCCGGCCAAGTGCAGGGTTCGCCTCATACCTTTACCCGCCTGAGTTGGGGTGGCCCGATTTATTGGGTAACGCAAGGCTATGCTGTGTTAGATAACGCATCCATGCCGATCGTTGGTGAGGGTGATAAGGAACCTAATGATACGTACATTGAACAATTAGTAGCCAGCGCGCAAGCCGTGGTTGATTATGCCGCGTCATTAGGCGTGCTCGATCCATCGCGTGTTGGCGTTGGCGGCCATTCGTACGGTGCGTTTATGACAGCCAATTTGCTGGCACATTCGGATATTTTTAAAGCCGGCATTGCACGAAGTGGGGCCTATAACCGAACGCTTACACCTTTTGGCTTCCAGGCCGAAGAACGCACCTATTGGCAAGCACCTGACGTGTATTACCAAATGTCGCCCTTTTCTTTTGCCGATAAACTGAAAGAACCCATCTTGTTTATCCACGGTGAAGCCGATAACAATTCGGGCACCTTTCCAATTCAAACAGAACGCTTTTACAATGCCATTAAAGGCCATGGCGGAACGGCACGCTATGTGGTGTTGCCTTACGAAAGCCACGGCTATGCTGCTAAAGAAAGCATTTTGCACACCCTGTGGGAAATGAACCGGTGGCTGGAACTGTACGTGAAGAATGCAGGCAAACAAGCAAAAAAGTAA
- a CDS encoding DUF481 domain-containing protein has protein sequence MKCTPYYIIVLLCSHMAVAQILNIEKSVLDRDTTKKFIGNINGNLLLYNRSAAADEPVEFFGFDFRSSIAWFPGKHRLSSISRIDYLKINEDPFLNTGYQHFRFDFRKDRKVHPEIFAQYQYDNFRGLDPRLLVGTGMRHRLYRDEHFTLIFSVGIMYESEKWTHPKTEEIIPIAFWKSTNYLVFRIKISEWADFNSIQYYQTAYDPGIEAFRHRYSTDVNLNTKLTARLQWTTSFILSFENRPIVPIVRTIYRFSNGITYKF, from the coding sequence ATGAAATGCACACCCTATTACATTATTGTTTTGCTGTGCAGCCACATGGCCGTGGCACAAATCCTTAATATCGAAAAATCCGTGCTTGATCGTGATACCACCAAAAAGTTTATTGGCAACATTAATGGTAACCTGCTGCTCTACAACCGAAGTGCTGCTGCAGATGAGCCTGTGGAGTTTTTTGGATTTGACTTCCGTTCCAGTATTGCGTGGTTCCCGGGTAAGCACAGGCTTTCCTCGATCAGTCGTATTGATTACCTGAAGATCAATGAAGATCCCTTCCTGAACACCGGCTATCAACACTTCAGGTTCGATTTCCGGAAAGACCGTAAGGTGCACCCTGAAATTTTTGCACAGTACCAATACGATAACTTTCGTGGGTTAGACCCACGCCTACTCGTGGGTACCGGCATGCGACACCGGCTTTACCGTGACGAACACTTTACACTCATTTTTAGCGTGGGTATCATGTATGAATCAGAGAAATGGACCCATCCTAAAACAGAGGAAATTATACCCATTGCTTTTTGGAAATCAACCAATTACCTGGTTTTCAGAATTAAAATTTCTGAATGGGCCGACTTTAACTCCATTCAATACTACCAAACAGCATACGATCCGGGCATAGAAGCCTTCAGGCATCGGTACAGCACGGACGTTAACCTGAACACCAAACTTACGGCCCGGCTTCAATGGACTACATCGTTCATACTGAGCTTCGAAAATCGCCCAATTGTGCCAATCGTGCGAACCATCTATCGGTTCAGCAATGGGATTACGTACAAATTCTGA